The genomic DNA CACCTGGTCGGCGATCCGGTCGCGGTGCGTCGCGGCGAGGACGGCCAGCGGAACGCTGATCAGCAGCGCCAGCACCGTCGCCGCGACGAGCAGCCACAGCGTCGCCGGGAGCCGGTCGGCCAGCAGCGAGCTGACGTCGGTGTCGTACAGGATCGAGCGCCCGAGGTCGCCGTGGAGCAGCCGGCCCAGGAACGACAGGTACTGCTCCCAGATCGGGCGGTCCAGCCCGAACTTCACGTGCAGCGCGGCGACGGCCTCGTCCGTGGCCCGCACGCCGAGCAGCGTGCGGGCCGGGTCGCCCGGCACCAGGTGGATCAGGAAGAACACGATCACCGAGATGCCGAGCAGGACCGGGACGGTCGAGAGCAGCCGACGGCCGACGTACGCGACGTGCCTCACGAGCCGAGCGTCACGTCTTCGAGGTGGTAGTTCCCGGTCGGGTAGACCTGGAAGCCGCTCACCTTGGTGCTGTAGGCGTAGCTGAAGGGGGAGTAGTAGAGGAAGCCCATGAAGGCGTCCTCGGCGGCCTGCTTCTGGATCGCGGAGTAGAGCTCCTGGCGCCCGGCCGTGTCGAAGGTCTGCTGCGCCTTCTTCGTGTCGGCGATGACGGTCGGGTTGTCATAGCTGGTGTAGAAGGAGTGGCTGCCGGCGTCGGGGTCGACCGCGAAGGTGACGAGCTCGTCGGGGTCGGCGATGTCCATCGTCCAGTAGGAGTGGCTGATCTGGTACTTCTGCTCCTGCTGCAGGTCGTGCGCCGCGCTCGGGTCGACGTTCTGGATCTTCATGTCGATGCCCAGCTCCTTGAGCGAGGACTGCAGGACCTGGGCGAGCGCCTGGTCGGTGCTGTCGCCGGAGGAGGCGAGGAAGGTCGTCGAGAAGCCGTTCGGCACCGAGGACTGGGCCATCTCCTCCTTGGCCTTGGCCATGTCGTACGTGATGCCCGGCGTCGCCGCGTCGTAGAAGGGGACGTTCGGCATGAGGAACGAGTTCGCGGGCGTCCCGTTGCCGAAGAGCAGCGTCTTGACCAGGGCCTCGCGGTCGATGGCGTAGGAGATCGCCCGGCGCACGTGCACGTCGTCGTACGGCTTCTCGTTCTGGTTCATCATGATGTAGTCGGTCTTGGTGCTGGGGAAGAGGTCGACCTTGACGTTCGGCTGGCCCTTGAGCTGCTCGAGCGTCGAGAACGGCGGGTTCTCGTTGATCTGCGCCTGGCCGCCCTGGATCTGCACGTTGCGCGAGTTGTCGTCGGGGACGACCTTCCAGGTCACGCTGTCCAGAGCCGGCTTGCCCGCGTCCCAGTAGGTGGGGTTCTTCTTCAGCTGGATCTCGGTGCCCTTGTTCCAG from Microlunatus sagamiharensis includes the following:
- a CDS encoding ABC transporter substrate-binding protein; the protein is MRKPLAALVTAVLCLGGAAACADNGSTPSTSTSGAAGGDLVIVRPQDSVSMDNTMVFSNSSIWVFQQMFESLYEVTPDGKDVKPLLAESHTLSDDKLTWTFKLKQGVKFSNGQPMTSADVKFSLDKARATKGGWEFLDVAIKSVEAPDDATVVIKTKYPWSPLLADLANFNNAVLPKDYAGKSHDDFYKAPIGTGPFVWDHWNKGTEIQLKKNPTYWDAGKPALDSVTWKVVPDDNSRNVQIQGGQAQINENPPFSTLEQLKGQPNVKVDLFPSTKTDYIMMNQNEKPYDDVHVRRAISYAIDREALVKTLLFGNGTPANSFLMPNVPFYDAATPGITYDMAKAKEEMAQSSVPNGFSTTFLASSGDSTDQALAQVLQSSLKELGIDMKIQNVDPSAAHDLQQEQKYQISHSYWTMDIADPDELVTFAVDPDAGSHSFYTSYDNPTVIADTKKAQQTFDTAGRQELYSAIQKQAAEDAFMGFLYYSPFSYAYSTKVSGFQVYPTGNYHLEDVTLGS